The Deltaproteobacteria bacterium genome includes a window with the following:
- a CDS encoding 30S ribosomal protein S17 yields the protein MAATDTKQTESKRGIRRTIQGVVTSAGKMDKTVVVTVVRRIRDRRFHKFVKQRVKYKAHDERNEYRLGDVVELVESRPYSKTKRWRVARAIERAREDAQ from the coding sequence ATGGCTGCCACCGATACGAAACAAACGGAAAGCAAGCGGGGAATCCGCCGTACGATCCAAGGCGTCGTGACGTCGGCCGGCAAGATGGACAAGACCGTCGTCGTCACGGTCGTGCGCCGTATCCGCGACCGGCGGTTCCACAAGTTCGTCAAGCAGCGGGTCAAGTACAAGGCGCACGACGAGCGCAACGAGTATCGCCTTGGCGACGTCGTCGAGCTGGTCGAATCGCGCCCGTACTCCAAAACCAAGCGTTGGCGCGTCGCTCGCGCGATCGAGCGCGCTCGTGAGGACGCACAATGA
- a CDS encoding 50S ribosomal protein L4: MPSVNVIDINGKQVGTLDLDDAVFSVPVNEHLLWETVKWQLAKRRQGTHSTKRRGEVSGSTKKPWRQKGTGRARQGSHRAPQWVGGGSVFGPKPRSYEYTMPRKARRNALKSALSARVAEGKLIVVDAFPAAGGKTKSVVQALERIGAGGGALIVDVSDNDELRRGARNLPDSKWIAPEGLNVYDVLDHEHLVMTQASAKLVEQALR; the protein is encoded by the coding sequence ATGCCGAGCGTCAACGTCATCGACATCAACGGAAAACAGGTCGGCACGCTCGACCTCGACGACGCGGTGTTTTCCGTGCCGGTCAACGAGCACCTGCTGTGGGAGACGGTCAAGTGGCAGCTCGCGAAGCGCCGCCAGGGGACGCATTCGACCAAGCGCCGCGGCGAGGTGTCCGGCAGCACGAAGAAGCCGTGGCGGCAAAAGGGGACCGGGCGCGCGCGCCAGGGCTCGCACCGGGCGCCGCAGTGGGTTGGCGGCGGCTCCGTGTTCGGACCGAAGCCCCGCAGCTACGAGTACACCATGCCGCGCAAGGCGCGCCGGAATGCGCTCAAGTCGGCGCTCAGTGCGCGCGTGGCTGAAGGCAAGCTCATCGTCGTCGACGCCTTCCCGGCGGCCGGCGGCAAGACCAAGAGCGTGGTGCAGGCGCTCGAGCGCATCGGCGCCGGCGGCGGCGCGCTCATCGTCGACGTTTCCGACAACGACGAACTGCGCCGCGGCGCCCGCAACCTTCCCGACAGCAAGTGGATCGCCCCCGAGGGCCTGAACGTATACGACGTGCTCGACCACGAGCACCTCGTGATGACGCAGGCGTCGGCCAAGCTCGTCGAGCAGGCATTGAGGTAA
- a CDS encoding 30S ribosomal protein S3, whose translation MGQKTHPIGFRLGIVKTWSSKWYAEKDYAKWLHEDIKLKKFIKDKLQHAGVAMVDVERAANKCKINIYTARPGIVIGKRGAGVEQLKKDVQRLTSNEVFLNIVEVRKAETNAQLVAENIATQLERRVAFRRAMKKAVQTAMKFGAKGIRVQSAGRLGGTEMSRREWYREGRVPLHTLRADIDYGFAEAKTTYGNIGVKCWTFHGEVIGKDKAAPKGQVLAGR comes from the coding sequence ATGGGGCAGAAGACACATCCGATCGGCTTCCGGCTCGGCATCGTCAAGACGTGGTCTTCGAAGTGGTACGCCGAGAAGGACTACGCCAAGTGGCTGCACGAGGACATCAAGCTCAAGAAGTTCATCAAGGACAAGCTGCAGCACGCGGGCGTGGCCATGGTGGACGTCGAGCGCGCGGCCAACAAGTGCAAGATCAACATCTATACGGCGCGCCCGGGGATCGTGATCGGCAAGCGCGGCGCCGGTGTCGAACAACTCAAGAAGGATGTTCAAAGGCTCACTTCGAATGAGGTGTTTCTGAACATCGTTGAGGTGCGCAAGGCCGAGACGAATGCGCAACTCGTGGCAGAAAACATCGCGACGCAACTCGAGCGTCGCGTCGCCTTTCGCCGCGCGATGAAAAAGGCCGTTCAGACGGCGATGAAGTTCGGCGCCAAGGGAATCCGGGTGCAGTCCGCCGGCCGCCTCGGCGGCACGGAGATGTCGCGTCGCGAGTGGTACCGCGAAGGGCGGGTGCCGCTTCACACCCTCCGCGCGGACATCGACTACGGGTTCGCAGAGGCCAAGACGACCTACGGCAACATCGGCGTCAAGTGCTGGACCTTCCACGGGGAGGTCATCGGTAAGGACAAAGCCGCGCCCAAGGGACAGGTGCTCGCGGGCCGGTAG
- a CDS encoding 50S ribosomal protein L22, with amino-acid sequence MQATAKVRHIRMSPRKLRVVADMVRGEPVESAMATLRVMPKKAARIISKALVSAAANAEDKAAGELDTDALYIKAITVDGGPIIKRWMPRAMGRANRINHRTSHLTVVVSDEV; translated from the coding sequence ATGCAAGCGACAGCCAAAGTTCGTCACATCCGCATGTCGCCGCGCAAACTGCGCGTCGTCGCGGACATGGTGCGCGGCGAGCCAGTCGAGTCGGCGATGGCAACGTTGCGCGTCATGCCGAAGAAGGCGGCCCGGATCATTTCGAAGGCGCTCGTGTCGGCCGCGGCGAATGCCGAAGACAAGGCGGCGGGTGAACTGGATACGGACGCGCTGTACATCAAGGCGATCACGGTCGATGGCGGCCCGATCATCAAGCGCTGGATGCCGCGCGCGATGGGGCGAGCGAACCGGATCAACCACCGGACGAGCCACCTGACGGTGGTCGTGAGCGACGAGGTCTAA
- a CDS encoding 50S ribosomal protein L2 — protein MPLKKYKPTSPGRRGMSSQDFTEITKGTPEKKLLAVKPQRAGRNNYGRITSRFRGGGHKRRYRIIDFRRNKTGVPARVKAIEYDPNRSAHIALLHYADGDKSYILAPQGLKVGDEVISARSADIRPGNALPLANIPLGTQVHAVELKVGAGAQLGRSAGTSVTLMAREGKWATLRLPSGEMRKVHVECRATVGVVGNSDHSNVKWGKAGRRRWLGRRPHNRGVSMNPVDHPMGGGEGRSSGGRHPCTPWGVPTKGYRTRHNKATDKFIVRRRKSKKG, from the coding sequence ATGCCACTGAAGAAATACAAGCCCACGTCGCCCGGCCGGCGTGGAATGTCGAGTCAGGACTTCACGGAGATCACGAAGGGCACTCCGGAGAAGAAGCTGCTCGCGGTCAAACCGCAGCGCGCCGGGCGCAACAACTACGGCCGCATCACGTCCCGGTTCCGCGGCGGTGGTCACAAGCGTCGCTACCGCATCATCGACTTTCGGCGCAACAAGACCGGCGTGCCCGCGCGGGTCAAGGCGATCGAGTACGATCCGAATCGGTCGGCGCACATCGCCTTGCTGCACTACGCGGACGGCGACAAAAGCTACATCCTCGCTCCTCAGGGCTTGAAGGTCGGCGACGAGGTCATTTCGGCGCGGTCGGCCGACATCCGCCCGGGGAACGCGCTCCCGTTGGCGAACATTCCTCTGGGCACGCAGGTGCACGCGGTCGAGCTCAAAGTGGGCGCCGGCGCACAGCTCGGTCGGTCGGCGGGGACGTCGGTCACGCTGATGGCCAGGGAGGGCAAGTGGGCGACGCTGCGCTTGCCGTCGGGCGAGATGCGCAAGGTGCACGTCGAATGTCGCGCGACGGTCGGGGTCGTCGGGAATTCCGACCACTCGAACGTCAAGTGGGGCAAGGCCGGCCGGCGGCGCTGGCTCGGACGGCGTCCGCACAACCGCGGCGTATCGATGAACCCGGTCGACCATCCGATGGGCGGCGGTGAGGGGCGGTCGTCCGGCGGTCGCCATCCGTGCACGCCTTGGGGCGTTCCGACCAAGGGGTACCGCACGCGCCACAACAAGGCCACCGACAAGTTCATCGTGCGGCGGCGCAAGAGCAAGAAGGGGTAG
- a CDS encoding 30S ribosomal protein S19, with amino-acid sequence MPRSVKKGPFVDDHLFKKVQAAAQDQSKRVIKTWSRRSVILPEMVGLTFAVHNGKKFIPVFVTENMVGHKLGEFAPTRYFHGHSGDRKK; translated from the coding sequence ATGCCTCGTTCGGTCAAAAAGGGTCCGTTCGTCGACGACCACCTGTTCAAAAAGGTGCAAGCGGCGGCGCAGGACCAGTCGAAGAGAGTCATCAAGACCTGGTCTCGGCGGTCGGTCATTCTGCCGGAAATGGTCGGTCTCACCTTCGCCGTGCATAACGGCAAGAAGTTCATCCCGGTGTTCGTGACCGAGAACATGGTCGGGCACAAGCTGGGTGAGTTTGCGCCGACGCGGTACTTCCACGGCCACTCGGGCGATCGCAAGAAGTAG
- a CDS encoding 50S ribosomal protein L23, with the protein MRTPQQIIKRPLLTEKTTRLRETGGAPFAFEEGEEYAQQLVFEVARDANKIEIRNAVEKLFNVEVTNVRTMIQRGKIKRLGRFVGRKPARKKAIVTLKPGDTIEFFEGV; encoded by the coding sequence ATGCGAACGCCCCAGCAGATCATCAAGCGGCCGCTCCTCACCGAGAAGACCACGCGCCTGCGCGAAACGGGCGGTGCTCCGTTTGCGTTCGAGGAGGGCGAGGAGTACGCCCAGCAGCTCGTGTTCGAGGTGGCGCGCGACGCCAACAAGATCGAGATTCGCAACGCGGTCGAAAAGCTGTTCAACGTCGAGGTGACCAATGTCCGCACGATGATTCAGCGCGGCAAGATCAAGCGACTCGGGCGTTTCGTCGGCCGCAAGCCGGCCCGCAAAAAGGCGATCGTGACGCTCAAGCCGGGCGACACCATCGAGTTCTTCGAGGGAGTGTAG
- a CDS encoding 50S ribosomal protein L16, whose product MLAPKRTKYRKQQKGRMRGAAKGGNRVSFGDYGLQTTECGRITARQIEAARIAISRKVKKFGKLYIRLFPDKPITKKPAETRMGKGKGGNEGFVAVVRPGRVLFEIEGVDEKLAQEAFRAAHHKLPVRTRIISREAII is encoded by the coding sequence ATGCTAGCTCCCAAGCGCACCAAGTATCGCAAGCAGCAGAAGGGTCGCATGCGCGGCGCCGCCAAAGGCGGCAACCGCGTTTCGTTCGGCGACTACGGGCTGCAGACCACGGAGTGCGGGCGCATCACGGCGCGGCAAATCGAGGCCGCGCGTATTGCGATTTCGCGGAAGGTCAAGAAGTTCGGTAAGTTGTATATTCGACTGTTCCCGGACAAGCCGATCACGAAGAAGCCCGCAGAAACCCGTATGGGTAAGGGCAAGGGCGGCAACGAAGGGTTTGTAGCCGTGGTGCGCCCGGGCCGCGTGTTGTTCGAGATCGAGGGCGTGGACGAGAAGCTCGCGCAGGAGGCGTTTCGCGCCGCGCATCACAAACTTCCCGTTCGTACGCGGATCATCTCGCGGGAGGCGATCATATGA
- the rpmC gene encoding 50S ribosomal protein L29, which produces MSKRKEQLERLRDLPDDELRQALARAQDELFRLELGHYTNQVENTMSIREKRREVARIHTLIRGRELGIDAQRTAAADK; this is translated from the coding sequence ATGAGCAAGCGGAAAGAACAGCTCGAGCGGCTTCGCGACCTGCCGGACGACGAGTTGCGACAGGCGCTGGCGCGCGCGCAGGACGAGCTGTTTCGGCTCGAACTGGGCCATTACACCAACCAGGTCGAAAACACGATGTCCATTCGTGAGAAGCGGCGCGAGGTCGCGCGGATTCACACGCTCATTCGCGGGCGCGAACTGGGGATCGACGCTCAGCGCACCGCCGCGGCGGATAAGTAA